From the Chthoniobacterales bacterium genome, one window contains:
- the zwf gene encoding glucose-6-phosphate dehydrogenase yields the protein MSTTGETQQTNPLREGLSARTVPQACTVVIFGATGDLTMRKLIPALYNLAADGELPPQVAIVGFARRPKTDDDFRKEQEESTKKFSRQQVRDEIWNGFAQALFYHQSEFHDANGYKTLAERLDKIDQERGTGGNRLFYLAVAPDQFEPIVKNLKDAGLNEPGESGGWTRVIVEKPFGTDLATARELNAMVRRAFAENQTYRIDHFLGKETAQNILVLRFANAIFEPIWNGRYVDHIQITAAETLGVEGRAGYYETSGALRDMVQNHLLQLLCLVAMEPPTDLGADSIRDEKVKIVRSLRRMTAEEIERNVIRGQYAEGAINGKPVPGYRSEKNVKPDSRTETFVALKVRVDDWRLADVPIYIRVGKRLPKSGTEISVHFKKAPAVLFNRESVSLDQNVLVIRIQPDEGISLRMQAKVPGTSLRIESVKMDFHYGTSFGKASPEAYERLLLDAMSGDATLFARGDEVEEAWAFIDPIEEAWSAKENQPGLFMYPAGSWGPEEADELLARDGRAWRRL from the coding sequence ATGAGCACGACGGGAGAAACACAGCAGACGAATCCGCTCCGGGAAGGGCTCTCGGCCCGGACGGTGCCGCAGGCTTGTACGGTGGTGATTTTTGGCGCGACGGGCGACCTGACCATGCGGAAACTGATTCCGGCGCTCTACAACCTGGCGGCCGATGGAGAGCTGCCTCCGCAGGTGGCGATCGTCGGTTTCGCCCGGCGGCCTAAAACGGACGACGATTTTCGCAAGGAACAGGAGGAATCGACCAAAAAGTTTTCGCGCCAGCAGGTGCGCGACGAAATCTGGAACGGTTTTGCGCAGGCGCTCTTTTATCACCAAAGCGAATTCCACGACGCGAACGGTTACAAGACGCTGGCGGAACGGCTGGACAAAATCGACCAGGAGCGCGGCACGGGCGGGAACCGGCTCTTTTATCTGGCCGTCGCGCCGGACCAATTTGAGCCGATCGTAAAAAATCTGAAGGACGCCGGGTTGAACGAGCCAGGCGAGAGCGGCGGTTGGACGCGGGTGATCGTAGAGAAACCTTTCGGCACGGATCTGGCGACGGCGCGAGAGTTGAACGCAATGGTTCGGCGGGCGTTCGCCGAAAACCAGACCTATCGGATCGATCACTTCCTCGGAAAAGAAACGGCCCAAAACATTTTAGTGCTGCGTTTCGCGAACGCGATCTTCGAGCCGATCTGGAATGGCCGTTATGTCGATCACATTCAGATCACGGCGGCGGAAACGCTCGGCGTGGAGGGACGCGCCGGCTATTACGAAACCTCGGGCGCGCTCCGCGACATGGTGCAGAATCATCTACTCCAGCTTCTCTGCCTGGTGGCGATGGAGCCGCCGACCGATCTCGGCGCCGACAGCATTCGCGATGAGAAAGTGAAAATCGTGCGCTCGCTCCGCCGGATGACCGCCGAGGAAATCGAGCGGAACGTCATCCGTGGCCAGTACGCCGAAGGCGCGATCAACGGAAAGCCGGTGCCGGGATACCGGAGCGAGAAAAACGTGAAACCGGATTCCAGGACGGAGACGTTCGTCGCGCTCAAAGTTCGGGTGGACGATTGGCGGCTGGCGGACGTCCCGATTTACATTCGGGTGGGCAAGCGTCTTCCAAAATCAGGCACGGAGATCTCGGTTCACTTCAAGAAAGCGCCGGCCGTTCTTTTCAATCGCGAATCCGTTTCGCTCGATCAAAACGTGCTCGTGATCCGGATTCAGCCGGACGAAGGAATTTCCCTGCGGATGCAGGCCAAAGTTCCGGGAACCAGTCTGCGGATCGAATCGGTGAAGATGGATTTCCATTACGGAACCTCCTTCGGCAAGGCGAGTCCGGAAGCGTACGAGCGGCTTCTGCTCGATGCGATGAGCGGCGACGCGACCCTCTTCGCGCGGGGCGACGAAGTCGAAGAAGCGTGGGCGTTCATCGACCCGATCGAGGAAGCGTGGTCGGCCAAGGAGAATCAGCCTGGCCTATTCATGTATCCCGCCGGCTCATGGGGGCCGGAGGAAGCGGACGAGCTTTTGGCGCGCGACGGTCGCGCCTGGCGGCGATTGTGA
- a CDS encoding glucose-6-phosphate dehydrogenase assembly protein OpcA, with translation MGTETTTTNTPILQHSISPGLPVEIDKIGRELKRLWGEGGGAKTRASLINLAIYSEVPGSLPENTRIISEITEDHACRAIVIGANPAAKENRVEAWINVHCHVSRAGSKQVCSEQLSFVLAGPSTRLLPNIVFSQLDSDLPLVLWWQGEFSDPMDAQLWAWVDRVVYDSQTWKDFRIQIERVETAQAEAKQRIVLCDLNWTRLVQIRLALAQFFDHPATHAKFDEIENVEIDYAPGFRSTAILLAGWLAAQLHWSEGKKSAEDGLSFRGSKKNEIGIALKEKEGEPIGRCALQCGAVAFTVSHAPKADLLDVAAGERRCRMPAGHNDAVRLMSEELMRGGPHKVYLRAINCVRDLL, from the coding sequence ATGGGAACGGAAACCACAACGACCAATACTCCAATACTCCAACACTCCATTTCCCCCGGTCTGCCGGTCGAGATCGATAAGATTGGGCGGGAACTCAAAAGGCTTTGGGGGGAAGGCGGGGGCGCGAAAACACGGGCATCGCTGATCAATCTCGCAATCTACAGCGAGGTGCCGGGATCGCTTCCGGAGAATACGCGAATCATTTCTGAGATCACGGAAGACCATGCCTGCCGGGCGATCGTCATCGGCGCGAATCCGGCGGCGAAAGAGAACCGGGTCGAAGCCTGGATCAATGTTCATTGCCACGTCAGCCGGGCGGGAAGCAAACAGGTCTGCTCGGAACAACTTTCATTCGTGCTCGCAGGGCCCTCGACCCGTCTCCTGCCGAACATTGTTTTTTCGCAGTTGGATTCAGATTTGCCGCTGGTGCTTTGGTGGCAGGGCGAGTTTTCCGACCCGATGGACGCGCAACTGTGGGCCTGGGTCGATCGGGTGGTTTACGACAGCCAGACCTGGAAGGATTTCCGGATTCAGATCGAGCGGGTCGAAACCGCGCAGGCGGAAGCGAAGCAACGGATCGTTTTGTGCGACTTGAATTGGACGCGGCTCGTCCAAATCCGCCTCGCCCTGGCGCAATTCTTCGACCACCCGGCTACGCACGCGAAGTTCGATGAAATCGAGAACGTCGAAATCGATTATGCGCCGGGCTTTCGCTCGACCGCGATCCTCCTGGCGGGATGGCTTGCCGCCCAGTTGCATTGGAGCGAGGGGAAGAAATCTGCGGAAGATGGGTTGAGTTTCCGCGGCAGCAAGAAAAATGAGATCGGGATCGCGTTAAAGGAAAAGGAGGGCGAGCCGATCGGGCGCTGTGCGTTGCAATGCGGGGCGGTCGCGTTCACGGTCAGCCACGCGCCGAAGGCGGACCTGCTTGACGTGGCGGCCGGCGAACGGCGCTGCCGGATGCCGGCAGGGCATAATGATGCCGTGCGTTTGATGAGCGAAGAGCTGATGCGCGGCGGGCCGCACAAGGTTTATCTGCGGGCCATAAATTGCGTGCGGGATCTTCTGTAG
- a CDS encoding glycosyltransferase family 4 protein produces the protein MREVAYLFERFPSFGQTFCYREVAELERQGTKVHAFSIRRPANEPPQDWDKQIVDRVHYLPEEKPLVEEVEATLRQKPLSGAPRTAIQQWGRQSDFLRLYQAIYVGKRMQEKGLGHLHAHFAGMAARTAWWIKQFFGIPFSFTGHANDIFAPRDFAISLPKIMESAAAIVTVSDYAADFLKTRFPNESARIHRVYNGIDLSCFQPADFGAETPALISIGRLIEKKGFADLIRACALLKNRGRRVVCDIIGEGPLEESLRAQIAGAGLEGVVRLIGPQTQPQIAQRLAKATIFVLPCAREEGGGMDNLPTVVMEAMAAGLPVISTPLAGVPEMVEPGVNGELVPEHDPEAIGAAVERLLDNPERARELGDRGREIAQEKFSIQDSARQLQAIFAL, from the coding sequence ATGCGCGAGGTCGCCTACCTTTTCGAGCGGTTCCCCTCCTTCGGGCAGACCTTTTGTTATCGCGAGGTGGCGGAACTGGAGCGGCAGGGGACGAAAGTGCACGCCTTCTCGATCCGGCGGCCGGCCAATGAGCCTCCACAGGATTGGGACAAACAGATCGTCGACCGCGTCCATTATCTTCCGGAGGAGAAACCCCTCGTTGAGGAAGTCGAGGCCACGCTTCGGCAAAAACCTCTCTCGGGTGCGCCCCGGACCGCGATCCAGCAATGGGGGAGGCAGTCCGACTTCCTCCGGCTATACCAGGCGATTTATGTCGGAAAGCGGATGCAGGAGAAGGGTCTGGGTCATCTTCATGCCCACTTTGCCGGGATGGCGGCGCGCACCGCCTGGTGGATCAAGCAGTTCTTCGGCATCCCGTTCAGCTTTACCGGACACGCCAACGATATTTTTGCGCCGCGCGATTTCGCCATCTCTTTGCCGAAAATAATGGAAAGCGCCGCGGCGATCGTCACCGTGAGCGATTACGCGGCCGATTTTCTGAAAACCCGTTTTCCGAACGAGTCCGCTCGAATTCATCGGGTCTACAATGGAATCGATCTTTCCTGCTTTCAGCCGGCCGATTTTGGGGCCGAAACCCCGGCGCTCATTTCCATCGGGAGGTTAATCGAGAAAAAAGGCTTCGCGGATCTCATCCGGGCTTGCGCGCTCCTTAAGAACCGGGGACGAAGGGTTGTTTGCGATATCATCGGGGAAGGTCCACTCGAGGAAAGTTTGCGAGCCCAGATTGCCGGCGCCGGTTTAGAAGGCGTCGTACGATTAATCGGTCCGCAAACGCAGCCGCAAATCGCCCAGCGCCTGGCGAAGGCCACGATTTTCGTCCTGCCCTGCGCGCGCGAAGAGGGCGGCGGAATGGACAATTTGCCCACAGTCGTCATGGAGGCGATGGCGGCCGGGCTGCCGGTGATCTCGACGCCGCTCGCGGGCGTTCCCGAAATGGTGGAACCCGGCGTCAACGGCGAGCTGGTGCCCGAGCATGATCCGGAGGCGATCGGTGCGGCCGTCGAACGCCTGCTCGACAATCCTGAACGGGCCCGCGAGTTGGGCGACCGCGGCAGAGAGATCGCGCAAGAGAAGTTCTCGATCCAGGATAGCGCGCGGCAATTGCAGGCGATTTTCGCCCTGTAG
- a CDS encoding cyclic nucleotide-binding domain-containing protein — protein MRTPRMQLKPGTAPCNWSRHAIVQLEPARHRAGGKGDANPSGLRAGRLQVKGVQAGSKGRVPSGAPGIIAGITEHDSCFYAGMPNNDFFGFCTTLKVLELKAIGELSHVRHLCEGETIYSTGDPGDAIYIINRGAVEVVQPAGQKSGAAYLSRGDVFGDVEALSDMTRKYVVRACEPVSLQCFARKDFPEIARRVPSFFLYLSGQLASRLLHASDLAVTQSHCLELSGNLANFDLVTVYQTIANSAQTGQLRISNANAELVSALFFEKGQPRFGQFEHLTGEEAFWQLFVSEDLAGTFSFSECEMPTKDWIQSERITKSAGEMLINALQGRDEFAELKRQFAESGETLEKSKTSLAWPADAPAESRAVADQIWQAASRGPVTVSELFQKCVVCELKVYQVVDELIRSRHLTWSRPVVAAKVA, from the coding sequence ATGCGAACGCCACGGATGCAACTGAAGCCGGGCACGGCACCGTGCAATTGGAGCCGGCACGCCATCGTGCAATTGGAGCCGGCACGCCATCGTGCCGGGGGAAAGGGCGACGCGAATCCCTCCGGCCTGAGGGCAGGCCGGCTCCAAGTAAAAGGGGTCCAGGCCGGCTCCAAGGGGCGGGTTCCAAGCGGGGCTCCCGGCATTATTGCGGGTATTACGGAGCACGACTCCTGCTTTTACGCAGGTATGCCGAATAACGATTTCTTTGGCTTTTGCACCACTCTTAAGGTGCTGGAATTGAAAGCCATAGGGGAGCTTTCCCATGTTCGGCATCTCTGCGAGGGCGAAACGATCTATTCCACCGGGGACCCCGGCGACGCCATCTATATCATCAATCGCGGGGCGGTTGAGGTGGTCCAGCCTGCCGGCCAGAAATCGGGCGCGGCCTATCTCTCGCGCGGCGACGTTTTCGGTGACGTGGAAGCCTTGAGCGACATGACGCGCAAATATGTTGTGCGCGCCTGCGAGCCTGTGAGTCTGCAATGTTTCGCCCGCAAAGACTTCCCCGAGATCGCGCGGCGGGTTCCGTCGTTTTTTCTTTACCTGAGCGGGCAGCTGGCTTCCCGGCTTTTGCACGCCAGCGACCTGGCCGTGACCCAAAGCCATTGCCTCGAGCTCAGCGGGAACCTCGCGAACTTCGATCTGGTTACCGTTTATCAGACGATCGCTAATTCCGCGCAGACCGGCCAGCTCCGGATCAGCAACGCCAACGCCGAACTGGTCTCGGCGTTGTTTTTCGAAAAAGGCCAGCCCCGTTTCGGTCAGTTCGAGCACCTCACCGGGGAAGAAGCTTTCTGGCAACTTTTCGTGAGCGAAGATCTGGCGGGCACCTTCTCCTTTTCCGAGTGCGAAATGCCCACAAAGGATTGGATTCAATCGGAACGGATCACCAAGAGCGCCGGGGAAATGCTGATCAACGCGTTGCAAGGCCGGGACGAGTTCGCGGAATTGAAACGACAATTCGCCGAAAGCGGCGAGACGTTGGAGAAAAGCAAGACCAGTCTCGCCTGGCCGGCCGACGCACCGGCTGAATCGAGAGCCGTCGCGGATCAGATTTGGCAGGCGGCGTCCCGTGGACCGGTGACGGTTTCCGAATTGTTCCAAAAATGCGTGGTTTGTGAATTGAAAGTTTATCAGGTAGTGGATGAGCTGATTCGATCCCGTCACCTTACCTGGTCTCGCCCCGTCGTGGCCGCGAAGGTGGCGTAA